The Methanomassiliicoccus sp. genomic interval GTCGACATCCGTGCAGAATATGATCCTTTGCGGTGAGAACTCCTTCGCCAGCGCTTCCATGAGCTGGTCCCCGGAACAGATCCCGAACCCCCGCCTATCGTCCAAGGCCACATCCCCGAAGGTGACCGGTACGATGCCCAGGTCCACATACCTCCGGAAGACCGGGAGGTCCAGCCTCGAGAGCTCCCCCGCGGAGAGGCATGCCACTGCCGAGGGTGGCAGGGATACGGATGGTACGCCCGCTCCTCTCAAGGCAGTGATGACGCTGAGGTTCAGTGCCCTCACGTCCTCCATCACCTGGGCCGCTCCCATGAGCTGAGCGTTCTCGTGGAATCCTTTCTGCAGCTGGTGCTGAGCGGCCAGTACATGTCCGTACGATCCTGCGCCATGCACGATGATCACGCTCTCTCCTGAGGACGATATCTCTTCCGCTAATCTTCGGAGGACCT includes:
- a CDS encoding isopentenyl phosphate kinase family protein; protein product: MYSMMLVKLGGSVITDKMAYRTLREEVLRRLAEEISSSGESVIIVHGAGSYGHVLAAQHQLQKGFHENAQLMGAAQVMEDVRALNLSVITALRGAGVPSVSLPPSAVACLSAGELSRLDLPVFRRYVDLGIVPVTFGDVALDDRRGFGICSGDQLMEALAKEFSPQRIIFCTDVDGVFDRDPNIEPGATMLQNVDRGTLDRLPRTQRCADVTGSIYAKLETMLRITSFGGEAMVINGLMPGRLAAALKGENVVGTKVMGA